A segment of the Phoenix dactylifera cultivar Barhee BC4 chromosome 15, palm_55x_up_171113_PBpolish2nd_filt_p, whole genome shotgun sequence genome:
caccctctcaacccccaattaatgctctctccctctctctctctctccggtgtgtgtgtatgtatatatatatgtgtgtgtgtgtatgcatgtatgtacatacatacgtatgcatgtatgtatatgtatgtatgtatgtgtatgtatgtatgtatatgtgtgtgtgtgtgtgtgtgtatgtgtgtgtgtatgtatgtgtatgtatgtatgtatgtgtatgtatgtatgtatgcgtatgtatgtatgtatgtatgtatgtgtgtgtatgtatgtatgtatgtatgtatgtgtgtgtatgtatgtatgtgtatgtatgtatgtatgtatgtatgtatgtatgtgtgtgtatgtatgtatgtgtatgtatgtatgtatgcatgcatatgtatatgtatatgtatgagagagagagggagagagcattaattggaggggttaagagggtgagtaaatgtgagattgtaaaaagacataaagtaaccttaaaagttataaaaagtaagggtattttttgtctaatgaaaaatgggtagattgataacctaccctATGTGCGAAAGAATGCCTAGTTTAAGTTTTCAAGGTGAAttgagttatatatatatatatatatatatatatatatatatatatatatatatatatatatatatatatatatatatatatatggggattgataacctactctctgttatggtaggttatcaagctacccatttttcattggacaaaaaatacccttattttttgtaacttttaagggtgctttATGTCTTTTCACAATCTCACATTAACTCAACTTCTCAACCCCCAATTaatgctctctccctctctctctctccggtgtgtgtgtatgtatgtatatatatatatatatgtgtgtgtgtgtgtgtgtgtatgcatgtatgtacatacatacgtatgcatgtatgtatatgtatgtatgtatgtgtatgtatgtatgtatatgtgtgtgtgtgtatgtatgtatgtatgtgtgtatgtatgtatgtgtatgtatgtatgtatgtatgtgtgtgtatgtatgtatgtgtatgtatgtatgtatgtatgtatgtgtgtgtatgtatgtatgtgtatgtatgtatgtatgtatgcatatgtatatgtatatgtatgagagagagagggagagaacctACTCTTTTTATAATCTcacattaactcaccctctcaacccccaattaatgctctttccctctctctctctctctctctccggtgtgtgtgtatgcatgcatgtacatacatacgtatgcatgtatgcatgtatgtatatgtatgtatatatgtctatgtatgtatgtatatgtgtgtgtatgtatgtatgtatgtatatgtatgtatatatatgtatgtatgtatgtatgtgtatgtatgtgtgtgtatgtatgtgtgtgtatgtatgtgtatgtatgtatgtatgtatgtatgtgtatgtatgtatgtatgtttgtatgtgtatgtatatgtatgagagagagagagggagagaacatTAATTCAGGGGTTAAGAGGGTGAGTAAATgtgagattgtaaaaagacataaagtacccttaaaagttataaaaagtaatgatattttttgtctaatgaaaaatgggtagattgataacctaccataacagagagtaggttatcaatccccatatatacatatatatatatatatatatatatatatatatatatatatatatatatatatatatatatatgtgtgtgtgtgtgtgtgtgtgtgtgtgtatgtgtgtagacacacatatacatatgcatatatataacaaCCGATGACCTCCTCTCAAAAAGATTAGtccgaagatattatttggatttattaatactatataagtactcaagatataTTTAGTACATAACCGATATAAGATTAGACACACGTCTGTATGGACGCTCACAATACAACACGCACACATACTCTCCTTCAGTATCTCGTTCTGTATCAGTCTCAAGCTTGTCCGCTATCTTTAGTTTCCCATTTGACATGAGTTTTGTGTTGGAGTGATCCTTTACGTTTCCAAGCTGATCACAGTCCGCTTTGAGCTAGTTGAAGTATCATCATGATAGTTATAGTATATCAAAGTCAAAGATAATGATACTAACAAAATTAGATGCATACGATCGAGGAAGGGAATGATTACCGACGAATCTTGCCACATGGCGTTGCTGCGAGATTGCTCAAGTCCATCATTAGAACATAAGAACTCCGTAAAATCAAGTTGAGGACACCCTGATCAGCGACCTAACAAAAGAAATATGTGGTGCCaaacagaggaaagaagaaCCTGCTGTGGCTACTTCCATACTCTCCTTGCGCTTCTCCATGCTATgtattttgatctttgataccCCTCTGCACCGTGTTATTCATACTTTGAAAGCACTGCCACTTAGAGCTGGGCCCTCTGCTAGAGTTAAAATGAGGGGACGCTAGATTAGATgattgattaaaaaatttgtatGTTTGAGGCGTTTGCTATAGAGGATTTATTCAAACTTAGGCCCCAAAATGTAATTAGATGTTTCTGATAGAAAAAAGGGAGTGGTGCTTCTTTACGCGAAAGGAATAAAGAAAGGGGCCTTTAAATAACTACATTAACCCAGGTGTTGGTCTGAGGGACACCTACTCCCCTCTTTTTTCTAATTATCATCTTCTCTGCAAAACCTCCATTGGAACCAACATACCCTTCAGGCATTGCCACGCATATAATCAGCTGATGCTCGATTACCAGAGcagcatacaaaaaaaatatactcTTCTAAAACCTGTGAAGATCCTGTcgataataacataaaattcaCAAGCTCAATCCCAGTAGCCTCATTTTTTGGATCTATACGGCACATATATGACAGATTGGCTACAAGCAAAAGCAAATAAGCTCCTTTTAAGgtgggtgtgtgtgtgtacgtgttcttttcttttttttttgcgtttTGGGGGGCACCGAAGTCATCTTGCATTAATAATTCACAAAGAAGAACGGTCAGTCCTATTTACAAGAAATTTACAAGCAGTCTAATTACTAACTTAGAAATGTGATCAGCATGGTTATGATCACACTGGAATAAAAAGCTTATGGGCTTTCGAGCAAGAAAACCTGAATCCGCTTGCATGCAAAACAAAATCTGATAACCGCGGTGTCACAGAGTGAGATTCTGGTGGAAGTCAAAGCTTTTTGGTAGAATTGTGGCATTGTGGAAGTCAGATGCTATACACAGGCGACTCAGAATGCTGTACAGAGGTTAGCCTTCATGTTAGAAGAGCACTCCTGCTGGACCGGGCTAGCAGGACCACAAAGCCTGCTCCGCTTCGGCTCGGATATCCTCACACGAGATATGGCTGCTGCAAGAGCATCCACAAACCCACAGTCATCCTGCTCCTCTGACTCCCGACTCGAACTTCCCAGAGATGAAGAGCAATTGGCTGCCCAAGTCTTTTCCAACTGAACCCGGGGTACTCTACTCTTGTTAGCGACCCTAAATGCAATAGGTAAAGCCTTGGCTGGGCATTCCGTGTGGAAAATAATCCATGGATGCCCTGAAATTAACATGTACAAAATTACGATCATTCTTTTTCGAAGAAAAATTAACTGAATAAGAGATATCTGGACATACTTAGGACATCGTCAGCAGCCATCCTTCTGGAAACATCACGAGTCAGCATCCAACTTATCAGATCCCGTGCATGTTCGGATATCAGTTCCCACATGCCGCTGTGGAAATCAAGCTCTACTGTCTTTATAGCCTCGAAGACAGCTTCCAATGAGTCCCCTTGAAATGGAAGGACACCGACTAACAGTGCATGGAGGAGAACACCAGCACCCCAGATGTCCACTTTCTCTGAGTAATGGCCTGAGAGAACTTCTGGGGCAACATAGGCTGGGCTCCCGGCAAGACCGGACAATCTCTGACCTGTTTCAAAGTGAGTCAAGAAAATAAGTTACGGATAATTAAAAAGTAATCACAAATTGGGTaagccattcaaagtgaagcaTCCTCTCATATTTTAAAGCCATCAGTGAATTGAAGTATAACCATTTTATGGGGAGAGAGTAGAACGATACTAAAAGGAATGTGGTCCATCTAAACTCGTAGAAGACCTGTGGTAAGCACTTTTGAAGTTATACAAATGATGTAGCGTATAATCTGCTAAGGAGTGAGTACCAGTAGAGAAGATCGTGTAGAAACTATCATATTTCAATCACTAGACACCAAAATCTAATGTAATACCACTTAACCATCTCATGGAATTTTTGAGGGCTAAACAAAACAAATAGCCCCCAAAAGGCAGCATTTAtagtatgataacctcgggaaAAAGATTGGAGGGAAGCAATGTTTAAGACTACATCTTGATAGTAAAAGACAGAATATTTAAGAAATGAAACCACATAACTCAAAAATATGACAGTTTTCAGCTAGGTACTTTTTTTATCAGCTATTCCTGCATATAAAAAGCTTGTTTTATCCAAGTTTCTTAATTTGTAGAAGTTGTTATCTTCAAGTGAAAGCAAAGAAACATAAAGttacaaaaaagaaagatcCAAGTGGCCAGCTCTTATTTTGTCTATTGTCATTTTGCTAGTGTACCTCCAATAAATATAAGACCCCTCGGTCGACACTAATGTAACCACTAATTTTTAGGTCCCCAAAAGGACAAAACTGCTAACAGGATGCCCTAACATCTTCAGACAGAAAACCTTCAGGAGAGAGTTACCATGATGTCTGCTTTTTGGGAAGTATTCAAGGTCCGAGAAATCAACAAATGatgaaaaaacaataaaaaagccAACTTCAAACGACCATACAAGGTTTAGTATGATTTATGTTTACTCCTAACCATTCTCTTATCTACTTAGCCTTTATTGCATAATTTTAGTCCAATACAGACTCCTTTCACCTCCAGAACTTGACTATGTCATCTATTAGTCTAGACCAGGATTCAGTTTGTACTGCCTAAAAAACAACAAACTAGATGTTAACATACCACGAATATGGTACCAGAGCCTTCCACCACCATTACGTCCCCTCAGAAAAAAAAGTAACAAAACAAgcaaaatttgaaaaagaaaaaaatagattttgacCCATTAAAGATTGCTTGCAGTATTAGACTTGTCGTACATTCATGAGAGAATTTTAAGTAGTTGACTACTCGTTCAATTTTCTGTGATATAAGTTCGCCTTTTTCCCTTATGTGCAATAACTCATCGTTATATTACGAGTGCCTATAAGGCAAACATGCATAAATGTTCTATGAACAATGGAACTATATAGCAAATCACTTCCATAACAAATgttaaaagagagaagaaaattcTGCTGCAGGCTACTCATTCTCTCATGACCCGTTTGCAACATGGGTAACTATTGTAAAACGAGTCACTCATGCAAGGTTAATTATTCCCCAGATTCTGCAGAAACCACACTCCTAGTGCTCCCTCCATCAGATGATCAAATTACAGAAAATGCCAACCATGCTTAACTTGGATCCGGAAAAGTCCTCCAGCTGTTTTCGTTGCTAGCATAAAAGAATTCCGACCATACATAACTTGAGTTTTTTctttgtccattttcttttttggtaggGAGGTGTAACTTTCTCTTGAAGATGCTTACAATTATGTTCCTTGCTTCTTTGAAGTATCAACCTCACTTGATTCTCCTCTATCATCTTTGCTGGATTCTTGCCAATATTGTCACTCATGATATAAACAGTCTCTATCTCTAGATGATTATGGTCTACTTTCAACATCTCCCCATATGCCAATTGATTCTCATCCattgttctttcttttcaaattcaaactcttcttctttccatcttcACATTCCAACAAAAACATAAGCATGTTCTATTTCTCAAAATGACCACAATATAAGATGATGCACCTTGCCACCAAAAAATTCAGGTCACACGATGCTTATGCACCTCCAATCATTTCACTGTCATAGCTGTGAATGGAAATGAATAACCACCCACATCCCCATACAACATGACAGATTCCACATTATCCATTTTAATTTCTTCTATCAATTCCCATTAATGGGTTATGCTCAATTCTATGGGATTAGTATTTGAACCATCTCACCAAAATGGAAACATTTCACAGTGAAGCACTTTTAGAACTTCTCTTGTTGCCATTCTTGTAACATCACCGTTGTTCAAGAACATGCACTGAGAATAAAAAggtaactttcaaaagatatgcaTATATAAAAAGCTACATCTATCTTTTTTTAATCGAACATGTAAATATTCATCTTTGGCCACCTAAATATGGCATGCTACTTTATCATCTTGAGCATCTAATTGAACAAATGGTAAATACTGAGTTGTAAAAGAAACATCCTAATTTTAGAAATTCCATGCACGATGCAAAATCTTAGAAGTTATCATTATCAAGTGGGCAATacactctctctttttttgaaaactagGATAAAGGAAATTCTGGTTGAAATCAAGTTGAGGCGGGACTCGAACTCAAGTCCTTGGCAACAACCCCAAAGACTTCACCCCATCTGCACTACATGGAACCCTCAATATGCCATGACAACTAATGAGCATAATCCACAAACAATATTACACGTAAAGAACTTGCTTCATCAATCAATTTCTCTATGGTTATTTCGCCATATTGGGCCAAATCCCTAAAATTTTCTGTACAGATATTTTCATTTCATCTTAGAGATTTATGTTAATCAAAATGGTCAAAATCCAAGAATGTAAAGTAACCAATGAAACATCAGGACTCTTCTTTGAAAAGGAACCAAGTTAGACTTCAAGATCTATACAGTGGTCATAAAACTGATACACCACGGGCCAGCTTGCTACTGTTGTTGTAACCAATGAATAGTTTGATTGAGCAAACTCTTCAAACAAAATTTCAATCATCAAATCCCTTAGAATATGGACCTTTATATGGTCCAACAAAACAATTCACTGTTGGCTAAGCATCAAGTGAAAAGCGGAGATGTCACTGAATCtcaaatgaaaaagattttGATTTCCATGAACACCGTGTGGACTTTTCCCAAAATTTAGTAAGTCTGCAATACATTGCTTTAAGGTTCACCATCCATGTATTGGATTTCAATAATGATTCTCAGTACTCTGATGAATGGTGAGCCTTGAGTCTAGCTGAAATTAAGCTGATATGAATTTATAATTAAGTTAAAAGTATAAATTTAGTTATCaaacttaagaagcaaataagtAGGAGAGGAAGGAAAACAATGAAAAGGGAATAAAAATATGTAAAACCCAAAATCCAAGTAAGTTCCTGAAATCTTTTTCTCTGTTTCCATTTATTCGCACACATTTTTCATGACAAAGTGATGAAAAGCTATCATAGTATCATACTATTAGGTTATCTATttcaaagtaaaacaaaaacatCTGGGAGCTAATTCTCCACTTTGTTCACTCAAAAAACTTACAACTACTCAGTCATCCCTAGTCCACAAACCCTTTTTGTCCAATATGGAACCTTTGAGCTTATGAAGGCCAATTGAATCCCTATAACAAcccaactattttttttaatgctaaAATGGAATGAGGGTTAATATTCAACTAGAATAGGATTGCAAGTAATGGTTAGCAACCCTGAAAATTAGTTGTTACAGTGCCGTAAGCAATCAGGCCTGCCTTGGCTGGCATAAGGGCCCGATATGATGAATGTCTTCCAAAAGATTGTGTATATTCATTAGGAGTATACTGTTGAGCTTAGCTTTAGCCTCCTAAAGATAAACTTGAATATAAAATGCCACCAAACTGCAAGGCATGGACCTATAGCTTAGTATCAAGAATTCACTTTCCTTTTGGAAGGAATGACTTAATGAGGTATCACGGTAGAGGAGAAGGGGGGAAAGGACGAACACTTCTACCTGTTGTCAATGTATGACATGCTTGCATTAAAGTAGTATGTTGTTTGATGCCTACTCCTCTTTCCACCTACACATGGCGATTGAAAACAAGACCAAATAAAACCACTATAACTtatagcacaaaaaaaaaaacccagacTACAGAAATATTATAGTTTTCCCTTCTGAGATCCAATAAAACTGTGTTAATGAAACCAAAATAATGTGAAAGGAGACCAAGCATAAACCATGTTTAGGGTAGACCAACTCAAGGTCCCAAGACACTCAACCACAGAACACCATCATATCTAAATTAAGCATCTTTTTCCAAGTACATACATTTTTCAACTTCTTCAAAGCTCAGTGCCTGCAAAAGAGAGACACTCTCTCAACAATTGGTGAATAATTTTGCCCTCTATTTTTCATAGGCCTCCAACATTAATATTCTCAAATTCTAACCACAAGAAATTATTAAAAGATTTGCCTTTCTACGATCCAGTTAGATTACTAAGAGCATTTCATGCATCCCTGCGTTGTATCTTTGCTGCCCCTGTGCCAGAAGAACACAAAAACAGTCAAGAAATTCCTGCACGGAATTAAATATAAACTAATATGTACTACCATTCCCAACTGCTACTCTTTGGCTTACGGCCTGATTTAGAACCATTACATGGTATTCACAAGTTTACCTCCAGATGTAAAATGTTCACAAACTTTAATGGGTCATGCCAATGTATTTCTAAGTATCAGTTGTAAGATGACTAATTATTGGCACCACATGCACTATAGGTATTTAATTACTTGCTTCAGAAATAGTCGATGAACTAACTTCAAAGCTATCTATGTTCCTATTTTTTGAAGCTATGTTGTTCAatctaaattatattttaaatttccaTTCTATTATATAACACAAATTCTAGAGGAGTGCATTCATGGTGCGCCACACTCTGCATCTCCATGTTTCCCAAGCCACGCATGGCGTATTGCTTCGTTTTTCACCCTACAAAAGTTGTGAGTTGTGGCCATTCCTCATGTCCCAGCATTTACTATGGAAGACAGCCATGATGAATAACACATCATGTGAGAACCCATTGACTTAGTCTTGAAGGAAGGAATCTTCGTgatctttaaaataaaaaacttaTGAATTTAACAAGGTTATTGGCAAATTTACCTCCACAGAATTCATACAATTGTCTGAATAACTTATACCATGATCCACCATGTTATCTTCATGAAAGCCTTCGATAAGTTTATGTCATTACACTTCGTCAGATTTCCAATGAACTTAAGAAGCATAAATGTGTGAGTAAACAAACCAATGTGTCATCATCATTTATGCTCCCTATATCACGTTTTTATAGTTCATGAAAATTTTTACAGATTCACTTTCTTCTTGTCGACCATCTAGAAGGAATGAAAAAGACAGGGTAGCCGATCAACTTTTTGAGTTGTTggaacatttttttcttttgaaagggAGGTGCTTTTTTGTTTAACTTGAGGCCTTACCACTTCAAAGTAGTTTATTGATTGGATGGATGGACAGACTAGATTCCAGAATCCTGATTGTACGTTATTGGTCCCTTTGGCCTTCATATGCCCTGTGAATATTCCAACAGTGGCAATTTATCAGTAATTAGTACAAGAATCTATAAATGGAAAACCCTACAGCCAGGGTGTACATCAAGCCTAAAGTAAAACTTAGAATCTTCTGCAAGATTCAGTGCTCCTGGGAATTTTGTAGATCTAAGGAATCATCTTGCTTATTGCAATTACAATAAAGTTTCCAAAATTTGCAAATACTACAGCCAA
Coding sequences within it:
- the LOC103723175 gene encoding serine/threonine-protein kinase PEPKR2-like isoform X1; this translates as MESFRRKRKGIKSSPTVGSHPSDGGDHGRRSKKCRELKVRPEKMGSCNGGGGGGAVVVMTAPPSGRSSPDTPGRGHKRKLGCIESATQIRRKKKLEREYVLGGEIGQGKFGSVRVCRSKASGEVFACKTLRKNGEETVHREVEIMQHLSGHPNVVNLKAVFEDSDCFHLVMELCSGGRLLDQMARVGRYSEQMAANMLKELVLVIKYCHEMGVVHRDIKPENILFTTSGGMKLADFGLAVRVTNGHMKAKGTNNVQSGFWNLVCPSIQSINYFEVVERGVGIKQHTTLMQACHTLTTGQRLSGLAGSPAYVAPEVLSGHYSEKVDIWGAGVLLHALLVGVLPFQGDSLEAVFEAIKTVELDFHSGMWELISEHARDLISWMLTRDVSRRMAADDVLRHPWIIFHTECPAKALPIAFRVANKSRVPRVQLEKTWAANCSSSLGSSSRESEEQDDCGFVDALAAAISRVRISEPKRSRLCGPASPVQQECSSNMKANLCTAF